The window AAACGTTTTAAATAATGGTATAATAAAATCACTATCAGATGACAGTGTTATTGAAACAACAGCATATATAACAAGTTCAGGAGCTATTCCACTATCTAGTTCGCAGTTATCGCTGTCAGCTCAGGGAGAGGTAGCTTTACTTAAAACTTTTGAAAAGTTAGTTATAGATGCAGCTATAAATTGTGATTATGGAAAAGCACTGCAAGCTCTTACTATAAATCCACTAGTTAACAGCGGAACTTTAGCAAAGCAAGCACTAGATATGGTGATAGAGCAGAATAAAAAATATTTAAAAGGTTGGTAATATGTTTTTTTTAAAAGTTGAAGGAATAGAGGATGAGTTAACTAAAAGTGAAAAAAAGCTAGTGGAGTATATAAAAGAAAATCTAGTGTTAGTAAAAAAATACAATGTTATGGACTTAGCAGATAAATCTGGAGTCAGTGCTCCATCTATAATAAGATTGGCTAAAAAACTTGGATACAGTGGATTTTTAGATATGAAAATAGATTTGAATAAAAGTCGAGACTACTTAGCTGAAGATAACACATTTTTAGAGAAACTTTTAGATAGTTTCAAAGATAAAATCTTTGCTCTACCTCCAACAGTAACTTTAGAAAACATCTTAGTAATTGCTAAATACATAAAAAATAGTGATAGAGTTATGCTTATTTGTGAAGGAGAGTTTCTCAATTTAGAGAGATTTGTGTACTCAAAACTTTTAACAACAGGAAAAAATATATTTTTAAACTTAGGTGAAGAGAGCAGTTTAAAAGTTATTGAAACCTTTAAAAAAGATGATGTTGTTTTAGTTTTAAGTGGAACTATATCTAAATCAGTTAGAAATATATTTGAAAGTAATAAAGATAAGGGATTAAACACTATATTTATAGGAGAGAGATTAAAAAATGATGATCGAGCTCTTTTAGATGTAGATTTAGATCTACAGCTATCAATAGAGGATAGTTACTTTATCTATGCTTTAATATTAGAGAATATATTAAATTTAATATAAAAAACTGCAAGCTAATCTTGCAGTTTTTTTATTTTTAATAGATAATTTTATCTCTCCCGCTATTTTTAGCAGTATATAATTTTTCATCAGCTTTAGATACTGATGAATAAAAAGATGTTCTATCCTTAATATCGGCGTGGAAAACTCCAAAAGAAGCTGTAATTTTATGATTTTCAATAAGGTCTAAATCTCTAATTAACTTTTGAAGAAAATAAACTTGATTTAATAACTCATCTTGGCCAATATCTCTAAAAATAATTAGAAACTCTTCACCACCCCATCTAAAAGGATAGATATTTTTATTGGCAATTAATTTT of the Cetobacterium sp. NK01 genome contains:
- a CDS encoding MurR/RpiR family transcriptional regulator gives rise to the protein MFFLKVEGIEDELTKSEKKLVEYIKENLVLVKKYNVMDLADKSGVSAPSIIRLAKKLGYSGFLDMKIDLNKSRDYLAEDNTFLEKLLDSFKDKIFALPPTVTLENILVIAKYIKNSDRVMLICEGEFLNLERFVYSKLLTTGKNIFLNLGEESSLKVIETFKKDDVVLVLSGTISKSVRNIFESNKDKGLNTIFIGERLKNDDRALLDVDLDLQLSIEDSYFIYALILENILNLI